The stretch of DNA GGCCGATTCCAAGCTCTTCAAGGATTTCACCGCCAACATCACCCTGCCCGCAGGCGAGAAGATCGGCTTCGGTAAGCTCCTCATGGCCGACGAGACCGCGATCTCCGGCATGGACGAGGCAAAGATAGTGAACCTGGTGCGCACAGGCTATCTCGCGGTGATCTACGCGCATCTTTATTCCCTGTCCAACTTCCGCTCCCTCATGGCCATGGCCGGGGCCAAGAAATAGCCTTGACAGCCCGTCGAAAAACGCGATTTGCTGTGTTGCACTTCAAAGCCAATTCCGTCACGTACGAAAAGTACGCTTACTCATTGGCTTTTCGTGCGCCTTGCAACTCATCGTTTTTCGGCGGGCTTTACTGCCAGTCTTTTTCAACAGGTTGTTAAAGCCTTGATTGTTTAAATGGGCGTCCGGGGGTGGGTAATCTCATCTTCGGACGCCTTTTTTTATCCTTCTCCCGCTTCCGACCGTCCCTCCCCCGCTCCTTGACTTTTCAGGCTTAAAGCCTGACTATTGGCCGAAAGGAGGGACGGAAAATGCCCAAGCCGGAAAAGGATGCGCCATACACGGGTTTCGAGCAGGGGCCCATAAGGCCACCAAGCGAGGCGAGAAGCCTTCTCGTGCGGGTGACGCGAAACTGCCCCTGGAATCGCTGCACATTCTGCCCGGTTTACAAGGGGGCGGATTTTTCGTTAAGGCCCGTAGGCCACGTTATGGCCGACATCGACTCCGTGTGCGGGCATCTTGCGGAGATTTTCAGGCTGGCCCAGGAGCCTTCGGGCCTGACTCAGGACGGCGTAAACGGCCTGATGGAAAGGCTCGCCCCAGGCGAGCGCCCGGCCTTCGCAGCCGCAATCAACTGGTACACATCAGGCATGGAATCCATTTTTCTGCAGGACGCCAACAGCCTGATAATAAAACCAGCCGACCTCGTCGCCATTCTAAGGCACCTTAAAGAGCGCTTCCCCTGGGTGAAAAGGATAACCTCCTACGCCCGCAGCCACAGCGTGGCGCGCATAAGCGATGAGGACCTCGCGGCAATTGGCGGGGCGGGCCTGAACCGCATACACATCGGCATGGAATCGGGCTCGGACGCGGTTTTATCCAAGGTTAAAAAGGGCGTCACCAAGGCGGAGCAAGTGAAGGCGGGGCAGAAGGTGAAAAAGGCCGGTATCGAGCTTTCCGAATACGTGATGCCGGGCCTTGGCGGGCGGGAGCAATCGCTGGAAAACGCCCTGGAGACGGCGGACGCCTTGAACCTCATCAACCCGGATTTCATCCGCCTGCGCACCCTTGCGGTGCCGTCATCCACGCCTCTTTTCGCCGAGCTTTCAAGCGGGGCATTCACTCAGGCCACCGAGGTTGAGGTTGCGGAGGAAATCCTCCTTTTCCTGGAAAACCTCAAGGTGACCGGCACCGTGCTTGCGTCCGATCATATTCTGAACCTTTTCGAGGACATGGAAGGCGTCCTGCCAAGGGATCAGCCCGCCATGATCGCCACGGTAAGGCGCTTTCTGGCTCTTGATCCCGAAATACGCACCCTTTACCAGGTGGGGCGGCGCATAGGGGTTTTCCGTGGGCTTTCGGACATGAAAAACCCGGACGCGGCGGCCCGCGCAAAAGCCATGATGGAGCGGCTTTCCATAACCCCGGAAAACGTGGATGAGACTATCAACCGCATAATGCGTTCCTTCGTGTAGCAGGCCATCCACAAGCGCGAACTGCTGTGTCAGAGCAAAGCGGGCGGGGCGTCATGTACGACAAGTACTATTTCTTCCCGCCCGATTCACTCAACCTTCGCATTTCATCGCTTGTGATCGGCCTGAGGGGTTGCGGAAAAACCTAATGCACCGATAAGGCGTTTTTTGCTTGGGTGTTCAAGACAGTTTAGAGGCATATTAAATGGCGGCCTGCAAAAAATCTTCGCCGCTGCCCGGCCTTTACATCCACGTGCCCTTCTGCGTGAAAAAATGCCCCTACTGCGCGTTTTATTCGGTTACGGACCTAAGCCTCACAGGCTCTTATGTGGACTCGCTTTTGAAGGAGATGGAGTTTCAGGCGGCAGGTTCGGGCTTTTCGGGTTTCGATACCGTCTATTTCGGCGGCGGCACCCCAAGCCTTCTGACTCCATCACAAATCAAGGCAGTTCTTGACCGCGCGGCGGGGCTTTTCTCCCTTGCGGGCGATCTTTCCGTCACCCTGGAGGCCAACCCGAAAACCGTGAGCCGGAAAACTCTTGAGGGCTACAGGGCGGCGGGGGTCAATCGAATCAATTTCGGGGTCCAGTCCTTCAACGGCGAAAACCTGAAATTCCTGGGCAGAATCCATGATTCGGGCGATGCGAAAAAGGCTCTTGCCGACGCCCGGAAAGCAGGATTTACCGACGTGGGCCTCGATCTCATTTTCGGCCTTCCCGGCCACTCCCCCGAATCCTGGCGCGCCGATCTTGCGGAAGCCCTGAGCTTTTCGCCGGAGCACCTTTCCTGCTACATGCTCACCATCGAAAAGGACAGCCCATTCGGAGCCATGAGGGAGAAGGGCAGGGCGATGTCCGCCGATGATGGCCTTCTGGCGGACCTTTTTTTGCTGACCCACGAGGTCCTGACGGGAGCGGGTTACATCCACTACGAGGTTTCCAACTACTCGAAAAGCCACGGTTTTCTGAGCCGTCACAACGTGAAGTACTGGAACGGCGCGCCCTACCTGGGGCTTGGTCCCTCGGCCCACAGTTTTGACGGCACCTCGCGCCGGTGGAACGCCGGAAATCTTTACGATTATCTTGCGATGGCGGGAAAGGGCGGGTCAGCCTGCGAGGGCAGGGAGGAGCTTTCAGGCCGGGATCGGATTCTTGAGACCCTTTTCATTGGCTTAAGGCAGGCGGAGGGGATCGATGTCGGGGCTTTTTCAGGCATGGCCGGGCTGGATTTCTTCGAGGTTTTCGGCGGGGCCTTCAAGAGGTGCGAAAACGAGGGCTGGCTCATTTTGTCGGAGGGCCGGGTAAGGCCCACTCCTCACGGGATGCTTTTCAGCGACGGCATGGCGCGACTTTTCATTGAAAGCCTTGAAGAATGAGGGCTGATCAGCCTTCGGACTTCTTCTTTTGGGTCTTGGAAGCGGAGAGCCCAAGCCTTTTCATTATCACCTGCATGTGCTTCCATACCTCGCCCTTGATCTGTTTTTCCTCCTCCGGGAAACGGCAGGCGAGAATGGTTGACGGATGCCACGTGGGCAGCACCTTGCCGATTTCAGCCTGATGGAATCGCCCGGCAAGCGCGGCGAAGGGGGCTTTTGCACCGAGCACGTCCCGTGTGGCCTTCTCGCCCAGAACGCAAACAGCCTGTGGCCTTATGGCGTTCATGACCTCATCGAGGCTCCCGCTTTCCTTTTCCCCTTCGATTCCCCCGTTCAGGTCGGCCACCTTGTATTCGTCGCCGGAAAATCCCATAGCTTGCGCGATCTTATTCAAAAGGGCTCCGGCCTCGCTGTTTGCCGGAATCGGCAGGTCACTCACGAAAAGAACCTTCACCCCGCTCGATGCGGCGTCCTGTGCAGGAGCGGCTATCGGCCTTGCAGCCTGCCTGGGCCGCGCTACGTTGGTCACTGGCTGAACTCGTTGATAAGGGGCATCCTTGTCGGCGGGGCGGGGAGCGGCCTTTGCCGGAGCTTTCGAGGAATCCCAGCGATCGAGCACGGCAAGGGCTTCCGGGGAAAGGTCGTATCCGGGGGAGCCTAAGTCCCTCTGAACGCGAAGGTCCTCGATGACCGCTTCGGTGAGGACAAGAAGTTCCTTCACAAGGGGCGCTGTGCGTTTCATTTTTCCAATTGGCCGTGAAGGATGAGCACGGCCTTATCCAAAATGTGATGGGCAAGGCTTGCCTTGGACATGAGCCCAAGCGAGTGGCTGGTTCCATCCCGAAAAAAGAGGGTGGCGCGGTTGGTTTCCGTGGAAAAGCCCGATCCTGCCGCCCCTATGAGGTTGGCCGCTATGATGTCCAGATTTTTCTTTTTCAGCTTTTCCGTGGCGTGACGCGCCAGCTTTTCGGTTTCCGCCGCAAAGCCCACCAGGACCGTTCCGGGGCGTTTATTCTCGCCGAGGGCGGCCAGAATGTCCGGGTTGGGGCAGAGGGACAGGGTCATGCAGTTGCGGGAGCCCTTGATTTTCTGATTTGCCGCCTCTTCGGGCCTGTAGTCGGAAACCGCAGCGGTTTTCACAACGATATCGGCCTTGGGGGCGTGGGCGAAGACAGCGTCGGCCATTTCCAGGGCCGAGGTAACCCTTATCACGGTCACGTTCTGGGGGGGCGTTATGTGGACCGGGCCTGTTACGAGGATCACCTCGGCCCCCCGGTGCTCGGCGGCGCGGGCAACGGCAAAGCCCATTCTGCCAGAAGACGGGTTGGACACGAAGCGCACCGGGTCGATGAATTCCCTGGTGGGGC from Deltaproteobacteria bacterium encodes:
- a CDS encoding radical SAM protein — translated: MPKPEKDAPYTGFEQGPIRPPSEARSLLVRVTRNCPWNRCTFCPVYKGADFSLRPVGHVMADIDSVCGHLAEIFRLAQEPSGLTQDGVNGLMERLAPGERPAFAAAINWYTSGMESIFLQDANSLIIKPADLVAILRHLKERFPWVKRITSYARSHSVARISDEDLAAIGGAGLNRIHIGMESGSDAVLSKVKKGVTKAEQVKAGQKVKKAGIELSEYVMPGLGGREQSLENALETADALNLINPDFIRLRTLAVPSSTPLFAELSSGAFTQATEVEVAEEILLFLENLKVTGTVLASDHILNLFEDMEGVLPRDQPAMIATVRRFLALDPEIRTLYQVGRRIGVFRGLSDMKNPDAAARAKAMMERLSITPENVDETINRIMRSFV
- the hemW gene encoding radical SAM family heme chaperone HemW yields the protein MAACKKSSPLPGLYIHVPFCVKKCPYCAFYSVTDLSLTGSYVDSLLKEMEFQAAGSGFSGFDTVYFGGGTPSLLTPSQIKAVLDRAAGLFSLAGDLSVTLEANPKTVSRKTLEGYRAAGVNRINFGVQSFNGENLKFLGRIHDSGDAKKALADARKAGFTDVGLDLIFGLPGHSPESWRADLAEALSFSPEHLSCYMLTIEKDSPFGAMREKGRAMSADDGLLADLFLLTHEVLTGAGYIHYEVSNYSKSHGFLSRHNVKYWNGAPYLGLGPSAHSFDGTSRRWNAGNLYDYLAMAGKGGSACEGREELSGRDRILETLFIGLRQAEGIDVGAFSGMAGLDFFEVFGGAFKRCENEGWLILSEGRVRPTPHGMLFSDGMARLFIESLEE
- the coaBC gene encoding bifunctional phosphopantothenoylcysteine decarboxylase/phosphopantothenate--cysteine ligase CoaBC produces the protein MEKNGALAGKTVVLGVCGGIAAYKSVELLRLLQKQDARVRVVMTESATKFVGPLTFEALSGERVYKDMWEKGDDAIRHISWANEADLVVVAPATANACAKIAHGIADDPLSTLVLAVTAPVLLCPSMNVHMYENRATQDNLAALAKRGYGVIAPGSGFLACGDTGAGRLPEPADIVDRIEMLLTKKDLSGRTVLVSAGPTREFIDPVRFVSNPSSGRMGFAVARAAEHRGAEVILVTGPVHITPPQNVTVIRVTSALEMADAVFAHAPKADIVVKTAAVSDYRPEEAANQKIKGSRNCMTLSLCPNPDILAALGENKRPGTVLVGFAAETEKLARHATEKLKKKNLDIIAANLIGAAGSGFSTETNRATLFFRDGTSHSLGLMSKASLAHHILDKAVLILHGQLEK